Genomic window (Granulicella arctica):
GCACTCCTGGCACCGGCTTCGCGTCGAACTTGGTGCGGGCGCGCTCCACTTCCTGCCGATGTTTCTCGGCCCAGATCCACACCCCGCAGAAGGCGGCTCCGAGGCTCTCGCCGAGGCTGGTGAGCCGATAGTCGACGTGTGGTGGTATGACGGGATGGACGGTACGCTGCAGCAGACCGTCGCGCTCCATCTGGCGGAGCGTCTTGGTGAGCATCTTCTGGCTGATGCCTTCGAGCAGGTCGGCGATTCGGGTGAACCGGAGCTCGCCATGTTCTTCCAGAACTTCGAGGACGAGCATGGTCCACTTATCGGCGACGCGGCCGATGATCTCGGTTACGAGTCGATCGAGTTCGGGATCGGTATGCTCTGGCGGCTCAGGCAGCACCCGCTCGGCTAGATGAAGGAAGCTTTTGGTCGCCACGGGACACTCTCCTCATGGTTCGTATGAAACTTTGAAGTGCCTACTTCTAGTAAAAGCGAAGTGCGCTTAGTGTGGTGCAAGGCATCTGATCTGGCAGCACAGGAGACATGGTTCATGAAGACGACAGGCAATACGATTCTAATCACGGGCGGCGGCTCCGGCATTGGCCGCGGCCTGGCAGAGGCGTTTCACAAGCTGGACAACACGGTGATCATCGCCGGTCGACGCGAGAACGTCCTCCGCGAGACGGCCCAGGCGAACCCGGGTATGGAGTACATCACGCTCGATACCGCCGATTCAAAAAGCATCGCCAAAGCGACGGCAGATCTGAAGGAGCGCTTCCCAAAGCTGAACGTACTAATC
Coding sequences:
- a CDS encoding winged helix-turn-helix transcriptional regulator, with the translated sequence MATKSFLHLAERVLPEPPEHTDPELDRLVTEIIGRVADKWTMLVLEVLEEHGELRFTRIADLLEGISQKMLTKTLRQMERDGLLQRTVHPVIPPHVDYRLTSLGESLGAAFCGVWIWAEKHRQEVERARTKFDAKPVPGVPQPRVHR